The DNA sequence CAGGTGCACCGCGTAGCGCTGGGCGAGGCCGACGTATCGACGCCCGACGGCGCAGCCCCCGACTGGGCCGCCATCCGCAGCCGCTTGCAGGGTGCTGGTTTTGAACTGCTGGAAGACGCGCGCGACCAGCTGGTGGACCGCATCAAAACCCTGCTGGTCGCGCTGATTCACTACCCCCCGCCCGGCCCGCGCCTGCTCAACTACTCCGATTATCTGGTTGAGCACCTGGAGAAGGACTACCACTACCTCTCCCACTTGTTCTCCGCTTCCGAAGGCCTGACGATTGAAAAGTTCATCATTCGCCAGAAGGTGGAGCGCGCCAAGGAGTTGATTGGCTACGACGAGTTACCCATTGCTGGCGTGGCCGAACTACTGGGCTACAGCAGCCCGGCCCACCTCTCGCGGCAGTTCCGGCAGGTGACGGGCCTCACCCCGACCGAGTTTCAGCGCCTGGGGCCCGCCAGCAACGCCCGCCGCAGTCTGGATTCGCTGATTTGAGCCGGAAACTATGCAAGCTGGGGCTTCATTGACATAAATCCTGAATGCAGGTAGTCCGTTTTAGCAATCAAAAAACCATCATCCCTACCTGATTTTATAAAAAAGCTATTCCGACTTCCCCTGCTGGCTCTGGCGCTAGAGCGTGAGGACAATTATCTTTACTAAAAAGAATGAAGACATTCACGCATCGCTACGCGGTAACGGACCGCCAGTGGGCCATCATCGCGCCGCTCTTGCCGGGCAAGGCGACAGACTGCGGCGTTACAGCAAAGGATAACCGCTTTTTTTCAACGCCGTAACGTGGATTTTGCGCACCGGGGCGCCCTGGGCGGATCTGCCCGAGCGCTTCGGCAAGTCCAATTCCGTGTGCCGCCGCTTTCGTCGCCTGGCCCAAAAAGGCGTGTGGGAGGCCGTGTTCGAGGCGTTGAAAGCGCCCGATTTGCAGTGGGTGATGCTCGATTCGACCGTGGTGCGGGC is a window from the Hymenobacter nivis genome containing:
- a CDS encoding transposase, translated to MRTGAPWADLPERFGKSNSVCRRFRRLAQKGVWEAVFEALKAPDLQWVMLDSTVVRAHQHAAGQKKATRQPSAWAAAGAG
- a CDS encoding transposase, whose translation is MKTFTHRYAVTDRQWAIIAPLLPGKATDCGVTAKDNRFFSTP
- a CDS encoding helix-turn-helix domain-containing protein, yielding MKADVSIAHVLPPPGSHRLLVKNMVCPQCIRVVGEDLAALGLQVHRVALGEADVSTPDGAAPDWAAIRSRLQGAGFELLEDARDQLVDRIKTLLVALIHYPPPGPRLLNYSDYLVEHLEKDYHYLSHLFSASEGLTIEKFIIRQKVERAKELIGYDELPIAGVAELLGYSSPAHLSRQFRQVTGLTPTEFQRLGPASNARRSLDSLI